The Sphingomonas carotinifaciens region AAGAGATGCTCCAGCCGCTCCGCCTCACGTTCCGTGATGGCAACGACGGCGCCGTGTTTGGGTCGTGTGAAGTTCGTCGCCTTCATCGGTGAACCTGCATCGTTGAAGCGGCCCAGCGGCTTGAACGTGACGAAGTCCTTCGTTTCGGCGAAACCCATGTTGTTCGGCTTGATCCCGAAGACGTCGTACATCAACACATAGGTGTCGGTATTATAGCGCCGCCAAAGCGTCGGTGCTTCCGAGGCATGTTGCTCCTGATCGACCTTGCCGGGTTCATAGCTCCAGCCGGTGTTGATCCGGCTGGATACCGCATGGCGGATGTTTCCGGGGGCGGTATGCGCAACATAGAACATGTGATATCGGCTGCCGACCTTGGTGATGTCGGCGTCGATGACATTGACCTTGGGATCCGGATAGGAAAACAGCTTGCGCGGCACCGCGGTCAGCGTCGTGAAGTCGGGATCGGCGTAGGAATAGACCAGGTAGTTGGGGCCGTTGCCATCGCGAATGGTGTAATACACCATCAGCTTGCGTTGCTGCGGGTCGTAGATCGTCTCTGGTGCCCAGCTGTTGCCGATTTTGCGATATTCGGGGAACAGATCGGCGGTCGTCACCCGTGCCAGCGTCCAATGCAACAGGTCATGCGACTTCATGAAGATCATGTTGCGATTGTTGCCCCAGCCATATTCCTCTTCGGGGCGCTCCCAATCGGTCGCACGCAATCCTTCGCGCTTGGCAAAGATGTGCAGGTCGGTCATCGACAGGTAGAAGGCACCATCGGGGCCGCGCATGATGTGCGGGTCGCGGATACCCTTCTGCTCCGCGATCTTGCTGCCAGACAGAACGGCCTTGCCGCCATTCACGTCGGTGAAGCGATATCCATCGCGCGAAGTGGCGAAGTGCAGCGAATGATCCTCGTCCGTGAAATAGCTCATCAGATAGGCGCTACGCTTGCCGGGATCGGCTGGCGGCTTCGTCAGACCGGCTTTATCGACGAGGGCCAGTTGGCGCGTGTCGTGCGCGGCCAGTGGATCTGATGCCTGCAGCAAGGTCGTGGCGAGCGCGACAGCAACGACGGCAGTAGGATGGATGAAGAGTCTCACAGCGCCCCCCTTTTGCTCGACGTTAGATGTATAGTCTGACAAGTCAATCGGCCGATGCAATCGTTTCACCCGTCGTTCCACAGTTGCTGATCAACAACCGCGTGCTACGCGGTCGCACAATATCGCCCCCGAAATGCCGTAACGGTCCCGAACTCTCGCGCCGCCAGAAGAAGCCCGGCGGCTGAGCCATGCGGCGACAAGCCAGCCTGTTGATAATGGAACGTCCGCTCGAATGAGCGTTGACAGACCTGCCCGAACATGGCTTCATTGACACCGGTTACCAAGCTGGCCCGCGGAAAAAGGGCATCGGGTAAGCGGTTATGATCAAGGGAGAGGATGTCTTGCTACTGCGTGCACGTCCATATGCTCGACGACGGTCCATGACCATGTCTCGCATGCGACTGCGTCTGTGCTGATCAAATGAAAAGCCGACAATCTGATTTCAGCTAAAGATCATAATCGTAGCGCCTGATTGCATGACTAAGCGCGCACCAAAGCCACACCATAGGCTGACACCGGTTACCAATAAAGCAAATACATGAATGTGGAAGCGCCGCATCATGAGACCATGGGGAGGAGCGAAGGGATGAAGGGTTCGCACAAGATGACACGCATCGCGTTCGGTGCGTCCATGCTGGCGCTGGTGGTCGCCGGCCAGGCGATGGCACAGGATGCGTCTGCGCCGGCCCGCGATCCGGCCGCCCCGGGGTCACCCGCGCAGAGCAACGCGCCGGGGCAGACGCCTCAGGTAAGTGGCGGACAGGCTGACTCGATCGCCGGCCTGCCCGGTGTCGATCCCGTCGCAACCGCCCAGGCCGCAGCCGAAGATCCGGAGGCGAACGCCGCGGACATCGTTGTCACCGGCTACCGCGCATCGCTGCGCGAGTCGATTACCGAGAAGCGTACCGCGACGGTGCAGGTCGATGCGATCAACGCCGAGGATATTGCCGATTTTCCCGACAACAATCTGGCTGAATCACTCCAGCGCCTGCCCGGCGTATCGATCGACCGCGACAACGGGGAGGGCCGCTCGATCACGGTGCGCGGGCTTGGCGGCGACTTCAACCGCACGCGCCTGAACGGGCTGGAGGCGCTTGCGACCGCTGGGTCGAACGACGCCGGCACCAGCCCCAACCGCAGTCGCTCCTTCGACTATAGCACGTTCGCGTCGGAGTTGTTCAGTTCGTTGAAGGTGCAGAAGACGCCGTCGGCGGAGACGGACGAGGGATCGCTGGGGGCGACGATCGACCTGCAGACGGGCCGTCCCTTCGACTATCGCAAGGGGGCGTTCGCGCTGTCGACGGAGGGCAGTTACCAGGAGAATAGCGGCAAATGGTCGCCGCGCCTTGCCGGGCTGATTTCAAAGAACTTCTTCGACGGCAAGATGGGCCTGCTGGTCTCGGCGGCCTATAGCAAGGCGGAGAACGAACTCGACCAGTATCGCCGCGGCGCCGGACAATCCGACTTCGTCTATCGCGGCTCGACCTGGGCGGGCAACGAGAACCCGCAGCGTGCAGGCTTTGCTGCACCGACCGGCACCAGTTTCGGCAGCGCGATCACCAATCCGGATGCGATCGCCCAACTGACCGGATCGAACCCGGAGGCTTATGCCAAGCTGTATCCGGGCAGTCCCTTCAACACGCCGGGCCGGTTCGATAACTCGACGGTGCGCTTCCCCGCCTTGCCGGCGATCGAGCAGCAGAACGTCAAGAACGAACGGCTGGGCCTGACTGCCGCCTATCAATGGCAGGTAGGGGACCGCACGCGGCTCAGCATCGACGGTGCCTATTCCCGCTTCAAGAACCAGAGCACCTATTATCAGGTCTCCGCGGTCGGCCTGAACCGTAACAACACCAACGCGACGTACAACACCGCAGGCAATACCCTGACGCCGTCGGCCGCGCGTGCGCTCTATCCCGGCCTGTGCGTGCCCAATGCCGGGTCGGATCTGGTCGCGGCGCAAGACTGCGGCTCGCAGAATTACGGCAGCACGCCGGCCTTTTCGACCGCCCTGAACCAGCAGGGGCAGCTTGTGGGATCGGTCCTGGCGCCCTCCGCCGTCACGCCCGGTGCGGTTGCTGCGGGAGACCCGACGACCTCCAACATCTTCAGCACCAATCCGTTCAACCTCGATCCCTATGACTATTACAACAATCCCAATTCCGTCGGCTACATCCCGTCCAGCAACCGTCTGGCGTTCCGCGGGTCCCTGATCGGACGACCGTCGGTCAAGATCCAGGACGTCAACGTCAACAACGGAAACGTCGATTATCTCGTCGCCACCAATGTCGATCTGCGGTCCGCGGCCGACCGGTCCGAATATGTCACCAAGTTCAAGCAAGGATCGATGCAGCTTGAACATGACTTCAGCGACAATCTGCGCGCCGTATTCATCGGTGGCATGTCCGAATCCACCAACGTCACGCAAGGGTTGCTGGTGGAGTTCAATCGCATGGATTCCCCCGGCCGCTTCCTCTATGACGAGCGTGGCGGCGGGGGCATGCCGGTCATCGATTTTGGCTTCGACGTTGCCGATCCCTCCAACTGGCAGACGGTGAAGGGCTTCTCGGCGATCCGCAACTATGAGCGTTTCGTCAAGAACACCTACAAGCAGGGAAAAGTCGACTTCGACTGGCGCGCCAACGAGAATTTCAACATCGGGTTCGGCGGCAACTACCGCGAATATGAGTTCCAGACGGAATTGTTCGAACGCAACAACGACCTGATCAATCCCACCTTGCTGGAGGCGGGGACCAATGCCGCCGCCGTCGGACAGGTCATCCAATTCGGGCAAGGGTTGAAGGTGCCGGAGGGCACGGCATCCAGCTTCTACGCACCCAGCATCGAGGCGTTCAACAACCTGTACGATTTCACCTGCAACTGCGTGAACAAATGGGGCGACTGGCGCCTGACCAACAAGCGCAATGGCGGGCGTGAGAATTTCAACGTGCTGGAGAAGGATACCGGCTTTTATGTACAGTTCGACTGGACCAGCGAGCTGTTCGGCCGGCCCTTCCGCGGCAATGCCGGCACGCGCATCGCGATCACCGACGTCACCTCGAACGGCACCACGCCGGGCGGGCGGGCGATCCGCGGTACCAACCGCTACACCGATTACCTGCCCTCGCTGAACATCGTCTACGAACCGCTGGACGATGTGCTCGTCCGCTTCGGCGCCTCGCGGGTCATGGCGCGCCCGCTGCTGGGCAACCTGTCGCCGTCGATCACCGGCATTTCCGTACCCAATACCGGTGACATCACGGGCGCGACGCTGACGATCGGCAACCCCAAGCTCCAGCCGTTCCGCTCGACCAATCTCGATGCCAGCCTGGAATGGTATTTCGCACCGGGCGGCCTGATCTCGGTCGCCGGGTTCAGCAAGGACATCTCCAGCTTCCCGCAGACGATCTCGTTTGCGGCGCCGCTGTCGCAACTGGTCGATGCCGCGACCGCCGCGGCGATCCGGGCGCAGTTCACCAACCAGTTCCAGATCGACTATATCAACAACGATTACGTGTTCAATGCACGCCAATATCGTGACGCGCCGGGTGGGTACCTGCGCGGTATCGAACTGAGCTATCAGCAGGAGCTGAAGTTCCTGCCCTGGATCCTGCGCAACCTGGGCGTTCAGTTGAACTATACGTACATCAAGTCGCAGCTCAGCTACATCCTCGACCCCGGCACCGCGACCATTCCGCAGACCACGGGCAGCGCACCGTTCCTGGGCGTGTCGCCGCAGGCGGTGAACGGGACGCTATCCTACGAAACCAGCCGGTTCCGCGCACGCGTGTCCGTCGCGTATCGCAAGGGTTATTCGACGACCTATCCGATTGCAGCGGGATCGTGCGGGCCGGGCCTGACCAACAATCCGGCCAATCCGTCCGTCGCGGGCACGCCGTGCGATGCGCCGTTGGTCAACGATTTCATCTTCAGCCGCGACACGACCAATGTCGACGCATCGATGAGCTATCGTTTCACCGACTGGTTCTCGGTCACCGCCGAGGGGCTCAACCTGACCAACCAGTTGAGCGAGCGCTATGCCTATCAGGCACAGAACGCCGTCACCCAATATGCGAGCTCGGGTCCGATCTACCGCATCGGCGCGCGAGTCCGTTTCTGATGACCTCTCCCATCCCCTCCCGGGAGAGCCTGCCCCCTGCCTGCCTTACGCGGGCAGGGGGATTTTCGCGGTTAGATCGGCGTACGCTGATCGGCGGGGGATTGGCGATATGGGCGGTGCCCGCACTGGCACAGCATGTGCTCTATCGTCCTGCGCCGCTGCCGGGCCAGCCGGTCGATCCGGGTGGCGACGATAGCGGCCGCGTCGTGCCCGCGCCGGCGCGCGGCTATTGGCCATTCTCGGGCATCAGTGGTCCGGGCCGACCTGCTACGGACGCCAGTATCGGGCAGGGCTGGGTCTCAGGGCTGCCCGACGTGCGCTACCGGGGCGAGACGGCACGATCCTATCCGGTGGCGCCGTGGGCTGACGCGGCAAGCGGTCTTGCCGTGCGACAGGGCGTTATGCCCGCGCTGCGGCCCATCCATCATGTCCACATCCGCGACACGATCGTCCGCCCCGGCCCGGACGGCTGGTATTATATGACGGGCTCGACGGGCGACAACATCTGGGCGATGAACGACGGAGTAGAATTGTGGCGGTCGCGCGACCTGGCGGATTGGGAGTATCGCGGCCTCGTCTGGTCGATCGAGCGCGACGGCCGGTGGGAGCGTCATTGGCGGATGCGCAAGGGCGTGCCGTTCCGGGCACTATGGGCGCCGGAGATCCACTATATTCGCGGCCAGTGGCTGATCTGCCATTCGATGAGCCGCGCCGGGCTCGCCATCCTGCGCTCCACCAGCGGGCGCGCAGAGGGGCCCTATGTTCATGCCTTTTCGCCCGACGCACCGATCCGGGGCGGGATCGATGCCACGCTGTTCGAGGATGACGATGGCTCGGTCTGGCTGACCGCGGGATCGGCGGACGAGATCGTGCGGCTGAAGGACGACCTGTCGGGTCTGGACGGCGCGTGGCAACCGATGACGGGGGAGGGCTGGGACCTGGATCCGCGCCATCACCGTGCGGAATGTGCGAAAAAGGGATTGCGCCATTTCGGCTATGAGGGCGCCACGCTGTTCAAGCGGGAAGGGCGCTATCATCTTGGCGTCGTCGACCGCTATGACGATCGCTATTCCTTTGCGATGTGGACCGCCGACCGCATCACCGGTCCCTACCGGGATCGCCACGAACTGCCGGATTGCGGCGGGGGCAACGTTTTTCGCGATCATCAGGGCCGCTGGTGGGTGACATGCTTCGGCAATGCGCACGCGTCGCCCTTTCGGGAGATGCCGGGCCTCGCCCGCATCGCCTTCGACGCGGACGGCCGGATCCGCTTCACCCGCGAACAGCCGTTCGCCACCCGCCCCTTCGATGCAGGAGTGACCGCGTGACCCTCAACCGACGCGAAGCCTTGACCACCGCCGCGCTCGGCACTTCGCTGATCGCTGTGCCGGGCGTGAAGGCACAGCGTACCCCCGCGCCGCCGCCCGCCCGCGGCTATGACAACCAGCGCATACCCGATCTGGGCGACGGCCGTTTCCTCAATCCGTTGATGGCCGGAGACCATCCCGATCCGACCATCCTGAAGGACGGGCGGGATTATTACATGACCTTCTCGACCTTCGACTCCTATCCGGGTCTGGTCATCTGGCATTCGCGCGATCTGGTGAACTGGCGGCCGCTGACCGCTGCGCTCACCCGCAACATCGGCTCGGTATGGGCACCCGAGCTGTGCAAGCACAAGGGCCGCTACTACCTCTACATCCCCACCAAGAACCCGACCACGAGCTGGGTGATCTGGGCCGATCGGATCGAGGGACCGTGGAGCGACCCGATCGACCTGAAGCTGCCCAACCATATCGATCCCGGCCATGCGGTGGGTGAGGACGGCACGCGCTGGCTGTTCCTGTCGGGTGGCGATCGTATCCGGCTGGCGCCCGACGGCCTGTCGACGGTCGGCGCGCCCGAGCATGTCTACGATCCCTGGCGCTATCCGGACAGCTGGGACGTCGAGGGATTCAGCCCCGAGGGACCCAAAGTCCTCCGGCACGGCGAGTATTACTACCTGATCACCGCGGTAGGCGGGACGGCCGGGCCGCCCACCGGCCATATGGTGATCGCGGCACGGTCGCGATCGATCGACGGGCCATGGGAACATCATCCGGGCAATCCGCTGGTCCGCACGACCTCGCTGGACGAGAAATGGTGGTCGCGCGGCCATGCCTCGCTGGTGGAGGCCCCGGACGGCAGCTGGTGGTCCGTCTATCATGGCTATGAGAACGGCTTCTGGACGCTCGGGCGGCAGACGTTGCTCGACCCCATCGAATGGACCGCGGACGGCTGGTTCCGGATGAAGGGTGGCGACCTGTCGCAGCCGATGAAGAAGCCGGGCGGCGGGCAGGCGGTGCGCCATGGCCAGGCACTGTCCGATGACTTCGCCACGCTGGCCTATGGCACCAAATGGAACTTCTTCCGTCCCGGACCCGACGAGCGGCGCCGCGCACGCGTTGAGAACGGGACGCTGCTGCTGGACGCGCGGGGCAAGGCGCCGTCTGACTCCGCGCCGCTGCTGCTGATCGCGGGCGATCCCGGCTACCGCTTCGAATGTGATATTGAGGTCGCGCCGGGCGGCACCGCGGGGCTGATCCTGTTCTATGACGACAAGCTCTATTGCGGGCTGGGCTTCGACGAGAAGCGGTTCGTGACGCATCAATATGGCATCGAGCGGGGGCGGCCGGCCAATCCCCATGGGCGCCGCATGCGCCTGCGCGTCGTCAACGACCGGCACATCGTGTCCTTCCATACCAGCGGCGATGATGGGGCGACATGGACGCGGTTCGATCGCGGCATGGAGGTGTCCGGATATCACCACAATGTGCGCGGGGGATTTCTGATGCTACGACCGGGCATCTATTCGGCGGGGCAGGGCACCGCACGGTTCCGCGACTTCCGGTTTGCCGCGCTGTGAGGGCGCTCCTCCTCCCGCTCGTGGTGCTCGCCCAGCCGGCATTCGCGCAGGATCTGGTGCGCTTCACCCCCGCGCAGCCCCTGACCGAGGCACGGATCGCCGCGCTGCCCCCGGCGCAACAGGCGCCGTGGCGGGCCTATCTCGCGCGCTCGCAGCGGCTGATGACGGCGGACAAGGCGGCGCTTGCCGCCGAGCGCGCCGGGGCGCCGGCGCCCGAGGCGGTGCCGCATGGCCGGTCGGGTGGCGGGGGCATGCCGCTCGACAAGCCTGCCGCCTGGTATGGCGGTGCCGAGGCCCGGCTGGTCGCGGACAACATCGTCAGCTTCCAGACGCCGGCCGGCGGCTGGGGCAAGAATCAGGACCGCGATGGTCCGCCGCGCCGGCGCGGGCAGGCCTATACCGCGACCGATGTGCCCGGTGCCGCGCGCGATATCGCCGGACCCGCAAACTGGGCATTCGTCGGCACGATCGACAACAATGCGACCATCTCGGAACTGCGTTTCCTGGCGCGCGTGATCGCTGCGGCACCGGGGCAGGGAACGTCGTATCGCGCCGCCTTCGTCCGCGGTGTCGAGTATCTGTTGGCGGCGCAATATCCCAATGGCGGCTGGCCACAGGTCTTTCCGCTGATGGGCGGCTATCACGATGCGGTGACCTTCAACGATGATGCGGTCGCGCAGGTGATCGAACTGCTGCGCGACATCGGCGCGCGGACGGGCGATTTCGCGTTCGTGGACGCCGCCCTCGCCGATCGCGCACGGGCGGCTGCGGTCCGCGGGTACGACGCCGTGCTTGCTGCGCAGGTGCGGGTGGGTGGACGCCTCACGATCTGGGGTCAACAGCATGACGTGCTGACGCTGGCCCCCACCGCGGCGCGCAATTTCGAGCCCGCGGCGCTCTCCAGCGAGGAAAGCGCCGGACTGTTGGCGTTGCTGATGCGCGTGCCAGATCCTTCGCCGCGCATGGTGGCGGCGGTGCATGCCGGCGCCACGTGGCTGCGCGAGCATGCGGTCTCCGGCGTCGTCTGGGTGCGCGAGGGGCCGCAGGGCCCCCATCTGGAGCAGCGGGCGGGTGCCGGGCCGCTCTGGCCCCGCTTCTACGACATTGCCACCGCCACGCCGATATTCGGCGATCGCGACCGGCTGGTGCGCACCGACGTCAACACGGTCAGCCTGGAGCGGCGCAAGGGCTATAAATGGTGGGGTACCGGCCCGGCCGCGGTGCTGGCGCGCTATGACCGCTGGGCCAAAGCGCACCCGCTGCCATAATAGGCCGCGTCAGGGGATCAGGTCGCGCGCCAGCTCCGGCACGGCGCGCGACAGCCCCTCCGCCACCTGCCGCGCGAACAGCGCCGCACCCGCCGGCCCCAGATGCGTATAGTCGAAGACGACCGTTGGGCGCGCCTGCGGGCCTTCGCGGACTTCGGTGGTGGGGGCGGCAGAAACCTTGGCTGCGGCGATCGTGGTGCCGGTCAACGCCGCCTTTGCCACGTCGGGCGGGGGCGGCAGCTCCGCCAGATCGGCTGCGGCGCGCGCCCCCATCGCCTGCACTGCCGCGACCGAGCTGGCATGCAGGTCGACGAGCGGCGTATTCGTCTCCCGCGCGATGCGGCGCACCGCCTCGGCCCACGGCATCAGGTCGTCCTGCAGCGACCCGTCCTTGAACTGGCGCCGGGTCAGCGGTGTCACCAGAACCGGTACCGCGCCTGCCGCGCGCGTCTCCGCGACGTAGCGACGCAAGTTCGCAGGGTATTCAGTCGTCAGATCGGTGCTGCGCCCCGGCTTGCCCGGCTGGTCGTTATGACCGAACTGGATCAGGACGTAGACGCGTTCATAGCCCGGCACCGCCATCTCCGCCCGGGCGATCGCCCAGGACCCTTCCGCCCGGTAGTCGAACGTGCCGCGCCCGCCACGCGCCAGATTGACGCACGACACGAACGATACCAGACGCGTCGCGCAGAATGCGCCGCCCCAGCCGCTGTTCGTCTGCGTGGTCGAATCCCCGACCAGGATCACCTTGCGCACCGTGATCGGGCGGATCGCGGCACGTGCTGCCGCATCCGTCACCGCCGCAGGGCCCGCAGTGGCGGGCGCCGGGATCACGGTCGGCCGCTGCTGCGCGGTGGCGGGCAGCGCGCCGATCAGCGCGGTTCCGGCGATCAGGAGCGCGCGGATCGAGGCAGCCATGCAGTATCTCCCTTGAAAAAGGCGGAAAGGGTCCAGCGTGCCGCCTGGTCCGCGGTCAGCTGGTGTGAAAAGGGCGTGCGCGTAGCCGGGCTCGCGCCCCGTCCGGTGGAGCGGTATTCGGCATAGGTTGCGGTGCGCAGGGTATCGGTCTTGCCCGGCGACCATTCGGTCCAGCCTTCCGGCAGGACGGGCGCGTCCATGCGGGTGTTGAGGTAGATGACGGTCGCATAGGGCCGCCAGGCGCGCCCCAGGGAGATCATCTGCGCGCCCGGATCGGCGGTGAGCCGGCACCGATCGAAGACATAGCCGCTGTCCTCCTCACGCGTCAGCTTGCTCTGCGCGGTGTACATCACGCTGTCATGCGCCAGCGCGTGAATGCGACAGCGATGGAAATAGGCCTTGGCATCGCCAAAGATGAAATCCACGTCGCCCTCGATATGGCAGTTCGAAAAATACTGCCGCGCCATGCGCTTGTTCGGTCCTTTGCCCGCAAACAACGTGTCCTGCGCGCCGAGCAGCCGTATGCCGTCGCCCACTACCCGATCCCCCGTCACGGCCAGCGCCACGGCCTGACTACGCGCCTGCGCCCGATCCCGCTGCCAATCATTCGCGACGGTAAGCCGCAGCAGCCGCAGATCGTCCCCCGTGGCCGTAAGCGTTGCCGAGCGGACCGTGCCGCCCGCGCTCTTCGCGCTGTCGCCATAGACCAGTACCACCGCTGCAGCGTTTCGCCCGGTGCCACGCAGCGTTACCCGCGGCTTGGCGACCGTCAGCTTTTCACGGTAGGTGCCGGGCGCGATCCGGACTTCTCCGCCGGTCGCAGGCAGTGCATCGATCGCCGCCTGCACGCTCGTATAGGTCGCACCGGGGCCGACGCTTAGCGAGACGGGTCCGGGCGCCGCACCCAGAAGCATGATGAACAACGGTGACGCAAGCGCCAGTCGCGAGCATCCAGCATGGCGTTGCCGGCTGTATGGCATCATCTCTCCCACCCTATGACACCGGTGTCTTGTCGAACTCTGGACGACTTCCGGTGCACTTTCAAGAGGGTGTGCCGTTGCCGATGTTTACCGCGCCGATCATCGTGACACTGCTGGCAAACCATTGATTCACCGAAGCATATTGACTCAATGATATACCATAACACATGGGTGCCCCATTCAGGGTGGGTGGGGTAAAGACGGTGTGTTTTGAAAAGCTTAGGTCGGGCATCACAGTGTCTTGCGCTGCGGCTGCCTTTGCGATCTGCGCCGCCGAGCCGGTCTCCGGGCAGGAAGCTTCTGTCGAACGCGAGGAGGAGAGAGACGACGAACGTCGACCGCGTCACACCGACATCGTAGTCACTGGCCAATCGTTGAGCGTGGAGGAGTCGCCACTACCGGTCCAGGTCCTGGCGGGTGAGGAACTGGCACATCGCCGCCAGGGCGGATTGGGTGAGACACTGGCGGGCCTGCCGGGTGTTCACCTCGACAATTTCGGGGGCGGGGCGTCGCGACCGGTCATCCGCGGACAGACGCTGCCGCGGATCGAGATCCTGAGCGATGGTGCCAATCTGTACGACGCTTCATCGGTTTCGCCGGATCACGCCATTACGACCGATCCGCTACTGCTCGATGCGATCGAAATCCAGCGCGGACCGGCGGCTGTCCGCTATGGCGGTAACGCGAGTAACGGCGCAATCAACCTCATCGACGGCAAGATTCCCAAGACCTTGCCCGTCGGCGGGCTGACCGGCGCGACCGAGATACGCTACGGCACCGGCGATCAGGAAAAGACCGTCGTTGGGCGTGTCACCGGCAGCCTTGGCCAGTTTGCCGTCCATGCCGAGGGCGCACGCCGAGCGGCCGAAGACTATGCCGTGCCGGGTAGCTACGGGTCCGACACCCTTCGTGACTCCTTCGCCCAAAGCACCAGCTATGCCGTTGGCACCTCCTGGGTCACGGCAAAGGGATATCTTGGCGCCGCCTATACACGGGTCGAGAACCGGTATGGCCTGCCCGGACATAGCCATGCCAATGGTGTGTGCCACCTGCATGGCTACCCGTTCCCCGAGCCGGGTCGGATCGACCTGCACTGCGTGGGGCATGGCAGTTAT contains the following coding sequences:
- a CDS encoding pectinesterase family protein, with translation MLLGAAPGPVSLSVGPGATYTSVQAAIDALPATGGEVRIAPGTYREKLTVAKPRVTLRGTGRNAAAVVLVYGDSAKSAGGTVRSATLTATGDDLRLLRLTVANDWQRDRAQARSQAVALAVTGDRVVGDGIRLLGAQDTLFAGKGPNKRMARQYFSNCHIEGDVDFIFGDAKAYFHRCRIHALAHDSVMYTAQSKLTREEDSGYVFDRCRLTADPGAQMISLGRAWRPYATVIYLNTRMDAPVLPEGWTEWSPGKTDTLRTATYAEYRSTGRGASPATRTPFSHQLTADQAARWTLSAFFKGDTAWLPRSARS